TGCGCCGGTTGGACCAGGCGCAGACGGAGCTGGAGATTTCGAAGGTCTCCATGAAGCACCGCTACAGCGTGCTGCTGCCGGCGCTCTTCCCGGAGAAGCCGTCCAAGCCGAACCCGAAGCTCATCGCCATCGCGGGCGTGGTGGGCGGGGTGGCGCTGGCGGTGTTCGCGGCGGTGGCGCTGGACATCCTGCGCCGCCGGGTCCTGGAGAAGTGGCAGGTGGAGCGGCTGCTCAAGTTGCCGGTGCTGGCGGAGCTGGAACGGCGCTGAAGGTTCGTGCGCTCGGCCGTCCTGGGATGGCGCGAGCGCGGGGGTGACACTGTCGTGACGGTCTGGACCTGGGTGGACGTGGCGCTGTGCGTGGGACTGCTGCCGGTGGTGGTGGGCTGCGGCTACCTGCTGCTGCTGACGCTGTTGTCGGGGCGCAAGGCGGCGCCGGTGCCGCCGTCGCCGGCGGTGCGGAAGTTCGACGTCATCATCCCCTCGCACAACGAGGAGCTGGGCATTGCCCGGACGGTGGCGAACCTGTCCGCGGTGGACTACCCGGCGCACCTGCGGCGCATCATCGTGGTGGCGGACAACTGCTCGGACGCGACGGCGCAGAAGGCGCGGGAAGCAGGCGCCACGGTGCTGGAGCGTCAGGACGCGGAGAAGCGCGGCAAGGGCTACGCGCTGGCGCACGCCTTCGAGCACAGCCAGCGTGACGGCTTCGCGGACGCGGTGGTGGTGGTGGACGCGGACACGGTGGTGTCCGCGAACCTGCTGCACGCCTTCGCCCGGCGGCTGGAGGACGGCGCGCACGGCGTGCAGGCGCACTACGGCGTGATGAACCCCACGGCGTCGTGGCGCACGCGGCTGATGACCATCGCGCTGGGGATGTTCCACCGCGTGCGCTCCATGGGGCGCGAGCGGATGGGCGTGTCCTGCGGCCTGCGCGGCAACGGCATGTGCTTCACGCACGCGGTGCTGAAGCAGGTGCCGCACGACGCGTTCAGCGTGGTGGAGGACCTGGAGTACGGCATCCGCCTGGCGCGCGCGGGGCACCGCGTGCACTACGCCTGGGAGGCGGAGGTGCTGGGCGAGATGGTGACGGCGGAGAAGCAGAGCCGCTCGCAGCGCCAGCGTTGGGAGGGCGGACGCGCGCAGATGCGCAAGCTGCACGGGTGGCCGCTCTTGAGCGACGCGCTGAAGCAGAAGAGCGGGCTCCTGCTGGACCTGTCCATGGACGTGCTGGTGCCGCCCCTGAGCCAGCTGGTGCTGGCGACGGTGGCGGGCTCGGTGCTGGCGGCCGGCGTGGTGTGGCTGTCCGGCGGCACGGCGGTGGCGGCGTCCGCGCTGGCGTCGTTCGGACTGACCTCGCTGGCGCTCTATGTGCTGCGCGGCTGGTGGGTGTCCGGCGTGGGCGCGCGTGGCCTGCTGGACCTGGCGTGGGCGCCCCTCTACGTGGTGTGGAAGGTGTGGCTGATGGTGCGTGGCCCCGGCGCGGAGAAGCGCGGCGAGTGGGTGCGCACCACGCGCGAGGCGGAGCGGCGGTAGCGCTCAGGCGCGGGGCTTCCGCTTCGGCGGGGGCTTCTGTGCGCCCAGCGACGCCTGGATGGGGCACACGGTTTCCGGAGGGCAGAAGCCTTCGGCCATCAGGGTGGTGATGGCGCGGCGCATGCGGCGCAGGTCGTCGATGCGCGCGTCGATGGCCTGGACCTTCGCCTCGGCGAAGCGGGTCACGTCGCGGGTGGGGGTGCCGCGCCGGTCCGTGAGGGCGAGCACGGCGGACACCTCCTTCAGCGTGAAGCCCAGTTCCTGCGAGCGGCGGATGAAGCGCACGCGGATGGCGGCGTCCGGGCCATAGAGGCGCTGGCCGCTCTCGCTGCGGTCCATGGGCAGCAGCAGCTTGCGGCGCTCGTAGAAGCGCAGCGTGGACAGCTTCACGCCGGATTCACGGGCGAGCGCGCCAATGCGCAAGGGAGCTGCTTCAACGGGCCGTCGCGGGGATGCCACCACGCCACCTCCTGGCGCCGAGGATGACACCGCCCTGGGCGAACATCCACGCCAGCTCCAGCACGAGGAACACGACGAGCGCTCGCGTCGCGCCCTGGGTAAGCGACCACGCCATCCACGTGGAGAACAGCGCCCGGCCCGCGGTGTCCACGGCGCCGTTGAACGCGGTGGGATGGACGAGCCGCACGACGGACCACAGCGTCACGATGGTGCCGAACAGGGCCACGAAGAACAGGTGCGTGGGCGTGAACGCAGGGAGCGGTTCGCCGCTCAAGCCCAGTGCGTGGTGCACGGACTGGATGCTCGCGAGCACGGCCTCCGCGGTCCACGGCGTGGCGAAGGGAATGGTGACGACGAAGTCGTACAGCGCGCTGGCGAAGACGACACGGCGAAGCAGGGACGGTTCGGGGTTCATGCGAAGGACCGTAACCCCTGCACCCAGGTGCAGAGGCAAGGGCCCTTGTTCAAGCGGGAGCAGCGACCCGACGTGCACCGAGCAGGAGCACCCCCTGCACGAACATGCCCGCGGCCTCCATCACGATGAACGCGCCAAGCACCTGCGATGCCCCCTGCGTGAGCGCCAGCACCATCCACGCGGAGACGACACCCCGGCCCACCGTGTCGATGGCGCCATGCAGCGCGGTGGGCTGAAGGACACGGACCAGCGCCCAGATGACGGCGAGCACACCGAAGAGGGCGACGAAGAACACGTGCACGGGCGTGAAGGCCGGCACGGCCTCGCCTCCAAGCGCCAGGCCCTCGTGCACCTGGCGCATGACGCCCAGCATCGTCTCCGCCGTCCACGGTGTGGCGAACGGAAGCGTGACGCACAGGTCGTACACCGCGAAGCCACGGACGGCGCGGCGAAGCAGGGAGGAGCTCATGGCTGGGACGCTATCCCCGGCCACCCACGGGAATCTCCTTGAAGAGGACATCCATGGGTCCCAGGCCGCGCGCCACCTCCACGAAACGCTCGGTCACGACAATCAACGTCACGGCATCCGTCAGCCGGAACACATCCAGGTCCGCTGGCAACGACGCGACCTCCAGCCGGCGCTCTTCTGGCATGGCTGCATCCACCCGTCCGCAGGCCCCACAGGGCGGCGGTCCCAATGGGAACAACCGCCCACGTGCCGTGAGTTCCAGTTCATGGAGCGCCGGAATCAATGCTCTGATTGGAGTCAGCTCCGCTCGCACCGGAACAAGGCCTTGAAGCCCGGCGGCTCGCAGTGCCTCCAGAGCATCCTCCCGCACCAGGAGCTTCCAGGGGTCCCGCAGGACGAGGGGGCCGAACGTCCCTTCAGCAGTCCCCACAAGTGGGCCGAAGGTCGTCCCGGGCTCCACCTGTGCCCCAGCTGGCAACAATGGCTTCACCTGATCCAAGAGCCGTGCGTAACGCTCGAAGGGTTCCAGGCGCGGTGTCTCAAGCTCCGCCCTCAGTGGGCTCTGAGCCAGGTCCACGGAGGGATACGCCAGTGCGATGCCGCTCCAGGTCTCACCGCAGGTAGGGCACTCCACGCCGGGCAGCATCCAACGGGCATCCGCCTGATAGGTCCCCGTCCAGACACGAGGCGCGTCGTAGTGCGGCGTGCTCAGCTCGAAGTAGCGCATCAGTCGTCCCTGGCAAACGGCCCCAGCTCGATGCTCTGCCGGTAGGTCATCGTCAGCCCGAACAGACCGAACTGCTGGATCATCTTCGATGCCTGTTCGAAGTGCTGCGGCTTGGTGGCCCGGCCGTAGGTCCTCGAGAAGAACATGCGCCACTCGCCATTCCAGGGACCGCCATCAGTGCCCCGGTGGATCCGCGCATGCAGGTCCTTGTCGATGGCCATGACGTAGTCATGCACGTTGATGCCCTTGGAGAGGAAGTACGCCGTGTACTGCTGCGGAAAGAGGTGGTGCTTCTCCTTGGGACGCTGCGCCCATTCCTCCATGGCCTGCTGGCGGCGCACTTCGCTCGGGAGGCGCTCACGTGGATACCAGCGGAACACCATGACCGGCAGCCGGTCCCCCGGCAGCCCCTGCGCACTGCCCCAGTTCCGCTGTGCGGTGCCCCCAGGCGCCAAGAACACGGGAGCAGTCGCACGCGTGCGAACAATCCCGGGGGACGCGAGATCTTCACAAAAGAAAAGCGCGCATTCTGCCTCGGTGCAGAGCGTGGCGACGCAGCGGTCCTCCTCGTCCGGGTCGCAGCCCTGTCCGGCTTCCGCCCGCGCCCAGACCTGAAGCGGAGCCCCCACAGGGGGCGTCCCTGAAGACGCGCACCCCAGGACTCCCGCGATGAAGCCCAGCGCCCACCTTCGCATGGCGGACCCTTCCTGGGACTTCAGTCCGCCAGCGGCATGCCGAAGTCAGGCTGGCCGCGCTCGCCGGACACCCAGCGATACACTTCCAGCACCTGATCCGCCTTCGCCTTCCAGGTGAAGTGCTTGAAGATGCGCGCCCGCGCGCGCTCGCCCATCGGGCCAATCACGGACGGATCCGCGACCAGCTTCTCCAGGACGCCTCGCACGCGCTCGACGATCTCCTGCGGCGTGCCCATGGGAATGGCGAAGCCCGTGGTCGGACTGACGATTTCACCCGGACCGCCGTAGTCCATCACGATGGGCACCAGCCCCAGCGCCATCGCCTCCGCCACCACCGCGCCGCCGAACTCGCGCACGCTCGGGAAGCCGAAGATGTGGTTCTTCGACAGGCGGCCCTGCAGCTCCTGGTGCTTCACCCAGCCCGCGAACGTCACGCCGTTCTCCAGGCCGCCCCTCGCCACCTGCGCGCGCAGGTTCTGCATCTCCGCGCCGTCGCCGATGAGCTCCACCTGCACCTTGCCCTCGCGCACCAGCGGCGCCGCCGCGTCGATGAGCATCGCCATGCCCTTGTACGGCACGAAGCGCCCCACGAACGCCACCCGCAGCGGCTCACCCGGCTTCGGCGGCTCCGCCTTCGCCGAACCGAAGCGCCGCACGTCGATGGCGTTCTCCGGGATGTAGACCACCTTGTCCTGGTACTCCCGCGACAGCTGCGCCCGCGTCGCCCGCGAGCCCATCATCAGCGCCGCCGCGTTCTTCCGCGTCGACTTGTAGAAGGGCATCAGCTTGTAGACGTCCCGGATGTAGCTCAGCCACTCGCGCTCACGCACGCGCGCGTCCCCGAAGCCCTTGGGCCACGGCAGGCCGCCGTTCATGGGGCCCATGATGAAGGGCACCCCCGCCTCCGCGCACCGCGCCGCCAGCGTGCTGGGCGTCGTGGGGCTGATGGGCGTGTAGCGGTGCACCACGTCGAATTCCTTCGCGCGGATGCGGTCCCCGAAGCGCCGCCAGAGCAGCTCCTCGAAGTAGTAGTACGGCAACACGCTCAGCGCCGTGGCCGTCGTCCAGCCCACGCCCGCCTTGCCGCGCAGCACCTCGCCCACCTTCTCCAGCGGGCGCTCCACCGGCGTGGAGTCCAGGGCCGTGAAGTCCCTCCCCTCCACCAGCCCCTGCTTGAGGATGTTCTCGCGGTTGCGGACCTGGGTGACCAGGTGCACGTCCGCCACCTCGGCGAGCGCCCTGGCCAGGGACCAGCCTTCCAGGGGGACGCTCACCCAGTCTGGGTTGCACAGCTCAGCAATCAGGAGGACGCGGGGTCGGGTGCCAGCCATACGCCTTCCGCATCTATCCCAACACGGGCCCGGGATATAGCCTCCCCCCCGCTCGAATGGTCTTCAAACCCTCTCCCGCCGCCTGGCTCCAGTACATCGTCATGGTCGTGGGCCTGGGCGCCGTCACCCTGGGTGCGGCCGCCGTGGGTAACGGGGACCCCATCGTCACCCTGGCGCCCGTGCTGGCGCTCACCGTGGTGTGGGTCATCCTCAAGGTGCCGCTGCGCTACCTGGCCATCACGGTGCTCTACCTGGTGCTCGCGGTGGACTACACACCCGAGCGTCCCCAGTCGATGTTCTGGCCGTCGCCGCTCTTCCCGCTGGGCAAGCTGCTCTTCACGCAGATGCATGAGCTGGTGGGCATTGGCGCCCTGCGCTTCCCGCTCATCGACGGGCTCATCATCGGCTCCATTGGCATTGGCATCTACCGGCGGGCCACGAAGTCCAAGATTGATCCGCCGGTGGTGCCCATCCCCCGGCCGCTGGCGGTGGTGCTGGCGATTTCGTTCTTCTCCATCATGTGGATGGAGGTGTGGGGCATCGCGCGGGGCGGAGACATCAAGAACTCGCTCTGGCAGTGGCACCAGGCGGCGGTGCTCCCGCTGATCGCGATGATGTACCACTACAGCCTGCGCGGGCCGGAGGACTGGCCCCTGGTGGCGAAGACCATCGTCGCGGCGGCGCTGACCAAGTCCGCGGTGAGCACCTACTTCGCGCTCGTCATCGTGCCGGCCCAGCACCTGGAGGTGGAGTACACCACCTGCCACTCGGACTCGATGACGTTCATCTTCGCCATCAGCGTGTGCATCATGCGCTGGTTGGAGCGGCCCAAGTCCGGCCACGCCATCCGAGGCATCCTCATCATCATCCTGGTGTTCATCGGGATGTTCTTCAACGACCGCCGGCTCGCGTACGTGAGCCTCGTGGGCGGGCTGGCCGCGGCGTACTTCTTCAACCCGTGGACGCCGCTGAAGAGGTTCATCACGCGCGGGCTCATCGCGTGCTCACCGCTGCTGGTCGTGTACTTCCTGGTGGGGTGGGGCTCCAACAGCAGCGTGTTCAAGCCGGTGCAGACCTTCCGCTCCATCATCGAGGGTCAGCACGCCGAAGGAGAGCTGGACTACCGCGACATCGAGAACCTCAACCTCATCGCCACCTGGAACACGAACCCCGTGTTCGGCACGGGCTACGGGCACGAGTTCCTGGAGCCCTACCCGCTGCCCAACATCGCGTTCGTGTTCCCCACGTACCGCTTCCACCCGCACAACTCGCTCTTGGGCCTCCTGGCCTTCGGCGGGTGGTTCGGGTTCACGGGCGTGTGGATGTACCTGGTGGTGACGGTGTACCTGGCGGCGCGCTCGTACCATCGAGCGTACGCGGCGGAACATCGAACCGCGTGCCTGCTCATCGTGGGCGTGGTGGCGTCCTACCTGAACCAGGTGTTCGGAGACATGGGCATCATCTCGTACATCTGCACGTTCCAGGTCGCGGTGTGCTCGGTGCTCGCGGGCAAGCTGGCCATGGTCACCGGCGCGTGGCCGTGGCCACAGCGGGAGAAGGTGCTGGGCCTGAAGCGCGCGGCGCCGGAAGAGGCGCCGCCCTCGGGAGCGACGGCGGCCTAGCGCGGGCCTAGCGCTGGATGGACAGGATGCGCCACTGGCGCGTGTCGATGGCGTACGTGGCGCTCGCGTCCGTCACGGGCCCCTCGGAGTTGCAGGCGTCCTGCCGGGGCACGAAGCGCACGAACATCACGCCCTCCGGGCCGGGCGCCGTCCACACGTCGAAGGAGTCCCGCCGGTAGAGGCACAGCTCGTCCGCGGTCGCGCCCTTGTGCGGCTTCACATCCAGCGGCCGGAAGTCATCCATCGCCAGCTGCGTCGCCACCGCCACGGCGGCGGGCGTCTGCGCGCGCCCCTCCGCGGGCAGATCCAACGGGAACTGGAAGCGGGCCATCTCCTCGTCGGAGGCGCGTGGC
This DNA window, taken from Corallococcus coralloides DSM 2259, encodes the following:
- the epsU gene encoding exopolysaccharide biosynthesis GT2 family glycosyltransferase EpsU; protein product: MTVWTWVDVALCVGLLPVVVGCGYLLLLTLLSGRKAAPVPPSPAVRKFDVIIPSHNEELGIARTVANLSAVDYPAHLRRIIVVADNCSDATAQKAREAGATVLERQDAEKRGKGYALAHAFEHSQRDGFADAVVVVDADTVVSANLLHAFARRLEDGAHGVQAHYGVMNPTASWRTRLMTIALGMFHRVRSMGRERMGVSCGLRGNGMCFTHAVLKQVPHDAFSVVEDLEYGIRLARAGHRVHYAWEAEVLGEMVTAEKQSRSQRQRWEGGRAQMRKLHGWPLLSDALKQKSGLLLDLSMDVLVPPLSQLVLATVAGSVLAAGVVWLSGGTAVAASALASFGLTSLALYVLRGWWVSGVGARGLLDLAWAPLYVVWKVWLMVRGPGAEKRGEWVRTTREAERR
- the wzy gene encoding exopolysaccharide repeat unit polymerase, translated to MVFKPSPAAWLQYIVMVVGLGAVTLGAAAVGNGDPIVTLAPVLALTVVWVILKVPLRYLAITVLYLVLAVDYTPERPQSMFWPSPLFPLGKLLFTQMHELVGIGALRFPLIDGLIIGSIGIGIYRRATKSKIDPPVVPIPRPLAVVLAISFFSIMWMEVWGIARGGDIKNSLWQWHQAAVLPLIAMMYHYSLRGPEDWPLVAKTIVAAALTKSAVSTYFALVIVPAQHLEVEYTTCHSDSMTFIFAISVCIMRWLERPKSGHAIRGILIIILVFIGMFFNDRRLAYVSLVGGLAAAYFFNPWTPLKRFITRGLIACSPLLVVYFLVGWGSNSSVFKPVQTFRSIIEGQHAEGELDYRDIENLNLIATWNTNPVFGTGYGHEFLEPYPLPNIAFVFPTYRFHPHNSLLGLLAFGGWFGFTGVWMYLVVTVYLAARSYHRAYAAEHRTACLLIVGVVASYLNQVFGDMGIISYICTFQVAVCSVLAGKLAMVTGAWPWPQREKVLGLKRAAPEEAPPSGATAA
- the epsH gene encoding exopolysaccharide biosynthesis glycosyltransferase EpsH encodes the protein MAGTRPRVLLIAELCNPDWVSVPLEGWSLARALAEVADVHLVTQVRNRENILKQGLVEGRDFTALDSTPVERPLEKVGEVLRGKAGVGWTTATALSVLPYYYFEELLWRRFGDRIRAKEFDVVHRYTPISPTTPSTLAARCAEAGVPFIMGPMNGGLPWPKGFGDARVREREWLSYIRDVYKLMPFYKSTRKNAAALMMGSRATRAQLSREYQDKVVYIPENAIDVRRFGSAKAEPPKPGEPLRVAFVGRFVPYKGMAMLIDAAAPLVREGKVQVELIGDGAEMQNLRAQVARGGLENGVTFAGWVKHQELQGRLSKNHIFGFPSVREFGGAVVAEAMALGLVPIVMDYGGPGEIVSPTTGFAIPMGTPQEIVERVRGVLEKLVADPSVIGPMGERARARIFKHFTWKAKADQVLEVYRWVSGERGQPDFGMPLAD
- a CDS encoding TIGR02269 family lipoprotein; this encodes MRRWALGFIAGVLGCASSGTPPVGAPLQVWARAEAGQGCDPDEEDRCVATLCTEAECALFFCEDLASPGIVRTRATAPVFLAPGGTAQRNWGSAQGLPGDRLPVMVFRWYPRERLPSEVRRQQAMEEWAQRPKEKHHLFPQQYTAYFLSKGINVHDYVMAIDKDLHARIHRGTDGGPWNGEWRMFFSRTYGRATKPQHFEQASKMIQQFGLFGLTMTYRQSIELGPFARDD
- a CDS encoding double-CXXCG motif protein — translated: MRYFELSTPHYDAPRVWTGTYQADARWMLPGVECPTCGETWSGIALAYPSVDLAQSPLRAELETPRLEPFERYARLLDQVKPLLPAGAQVEPGTTFGPLVGTAEGTFGPLVLRDPWKLLVREDALEALRAAGLQGLVPVRAELTPIRALIPALHELELTARGRLFPLGPPPCGACGRVDAAMPEERRLEVASLPADLDVFRLTDAVTLIVVTERFVEVARGLGPMDVLFKEIPVGGRG
- a CDS encoding MerR family DNA-binding protein yields the protein MASPRRPVEAAPLRIGALARESGVKLSTLRFYERRKLLLPMDRSESGQRLYGPDAAIRVRFIRRSQELGFTLKEVSAVLALTDRRGTPTRDVTRFAEAKVQAIDARIDDLRRMRRAITTLMAEGFCPPETVCPIQASLGAQKPPPKRKPRA